A genomic segment from Gossypium hirsutum isolate 1008001.06 chromosome D04, Gossypium_hirsutum_v2.1, whole genome shotgun sequence encodes:
- the LOC107955204 gene encoding multiple inositol polyphosphate phosphatase 1 isoform X2, with translation MLLTRLPDKMTLAAAVLLLLLTLVSNSRADRDFDVRHRLSTVTRYSAVKDIVDNSFQPTDIPVGCTPIHLNLVARHGTRSPTKKRMRELEKLASHIKELLKDAKEKNLSPQKVPAWLLKWESPWKGKLRGGELDTKGEEELYQLGIRVRERFPDLFNEEYHPDVYPIKTTQVPWASTSAVAFGMGLFSGNGSLGLARHRAFAVTSESRASDITLRFFDCCQTYKDFRKSHEPAVVKLKEPIIAEITSALAKRYEFNFTRQDISSLWFLCKQETTLLDITDQACSLFSPTEVALLEWTDDLEVFMLKGYGKSLNYRMGVPLLKDVIQSMDQALKAKEDNQAPGSYEKARLRFAHAETVVPFSCLLGLFLEGSDFQRIQKEEPLDFPPKPPKNRSWRGSIVAPFAGNNMLVLYSCPANSSSKYFVRALHNEHPIAMPGCGGTDFCPFEVFKESILSPHLKHDYNTLCQVNLDQPKQKPETM, from the exons ATGCTTCTAACAAGGCTGCCGGACAAGATGACTTTGGCCGCCGCCGTTTTATTGCTCCTTTTGACGCTAGTTTCTAATTCAAGAGCTGATCGAGATTTCGATGTTCGTCATCGCCTCTCTACCGTAACAAG ATATTCTGCAGTGAAAGATATTGTAGACAATTCCTTTCAGCCTACTGATATTCCTGTTGGATGTACTCCTATCCACTTAAATCTCgtg GCAAGACATGGAACTCGTTCTCCTACTAAGAAGCGGATGAGAGAGTTGGAAAAGTTGGCTTCTCATATAAAGGAACTTCTAAAAGATGCCAAAGAAAAGAATTTGTCCCCACAGAAAGTTCCTGCTTGGTTACTGAAATGGGAATCCCCTtggaaagggaaattgaggggtgGAGAATTAGATACAAAAGGAGAAGAGGAATTATATCAACTTGGAATCAGGGTTAGGGAAAGATTTCCTGATTTATTTAATGAGGAATACCACCCTGATGTGTATCCAATAAAGACTACGCAA GTTCCTTGGGCTTCTACCAGTGCTGTTGCATTTGGCATGGGGCTATTTAGTGGCAATGGAAGTCTAGGACTGGCGCGTCATCGAGCTTTTGCTGTTACAAGTGAAAGTCGTGCAAGTGACATAACCCTGAGGTTTTTTGATTGTTGTCAAACCTATAAG GACTTTAGGAAAAGCCATGAGCCTGCTGTTGTTAAACTGAAAGAACCCATAATTGCTGAAATTACCTCTGCATTGGCAAAGCGATATGAGTTCAATTTCACAAGACAGGATATATCTTCTCTCTGGTTTCTTTGTAAACAG GAAACAACCTTGTTGGATATAACTGATCAAGCTTGTAGTCTTTTCAGTCCCACTGAG GTGGCTTTGCTGGAGTGGACAGATGATTTAGAGGTGTTCATGTTAAAGGGCTATGGTAAATCCTTAAATTATCGAATGGGAGTGCCTCTGCTTAAAGATGTCATTCAATCCATGGACCAAGCACTCAAGGCTAAAGAAG ATAATCAAGCTCCTGGCAGTTACGAGAAGGCAAGATTGCGTTTTGCACATGCAGAAACAGTGGTTCCTTTTTCATGCTTGCTTGGGCTTTTCCTTGAAGGATCTG ATTTCCAACGAATACAAAAGGAGGAGCCTTTGGATTTCCCTCCTAAACCTCCCAAGAACAGAAGCTGGAGAGGCAGCATTGTGGCCCCTTTTGCTGGAAATAATATGCTGGTCTTATACAGTTGCCCAGCTAATTCTTCAAGCAAATACTTCGTGCGAGCTCTACACAACGAGCATCCCATCGCAATGCCT GGTTGTGGCGGTACTGATTTCTGTCCATTTGAAGTTTTCAAG GAGAGCATTTTAAGTCCGCACTTGAAGCATGATTACAATACCCTTTGCCAAGTGAATCTTGATCAACCAAAGCAGAAGCCTGAAACCA TGTGA
- the LOC107955204 gene encoding multiple inositol polyphosphate phosphatase 1 isoform X1 translates to MLLTRLPDKMTLAAAVLLLLLTLVSNSRADRDFDVRHRLSTVTRYSAVKDIVDNSFQPTDIPVGCTPIHLNLVARHGTRSPTKKRMRELEKLASHIKELLKDAKEKNLSPQKVPAWLLKWESPWKGKLRGGELDTKGEEELYQLGIRVRERFPDLFNEEYHPDVYPIKTTQVPWASTSAVAFGMGLFSGNGSLGLARHRAFAVTSESRASDITLRFFDCCQTYKDFRKSHEPAVVKLKEPIIAEITSALAKRYEFNFTRQDISSLWFLCKQETTLLDITDQACSLFSPTEVALLEWTDDLEVFMLKGYGKSLNYRMGVPLLKDVIQSMDQALKAKEDNQAPGSYEKARLRFAHAETVVPFSCLLGLFLEGSDFQRIQKEEPLDFPPKPPKNRSWRGSIVAPFAGNNMLVLYSCPANSSSKYFVRALHNEHPIAMPGCGGTDFCPFEVFKESILSPHLKHDYNTLCQVNLDQPKQKPETSKLLKLFRWLFSFGNDDIPSDGVEL, encoded by the exons ATGCTTCTAACAAGGCTGCCGGACAAGATGACTTTGGCCGCCGCCGTTTTATTGCTCCTTTTGACGCTAGTTTCTAATTCAAGAGCTGATCGAGATTTCGATGTTCGTCATCGCCTCTCTACCGTAACAAG ATATTCTGCAGTGAAAGATATTGTAGACAATTCCTTTCAGCCTACTGATATTCCTGTTGGATGTACTCCTATCCACTTAAATCTCgtg GCAAGACATGGAACTCGTTCTCCTACTAAGAAGCGGATGAGAGAGTTGGAAAAGTTGGCTTCTCATATAAAGGAACTTCTAAAAGATGCCAAAGAAAAGAATTTGTCCCCACAGAAAGTTCCTGCTTGGTTACTGAAATGGGAATCCCCTtggaaagggaaattgaggggtgGAGAATTAGATACAAAAGGAGAAGAGGAATTATATCAACTTGGAATCAGGGTTAGGGAAAGATTTCCTGATTTATTTAATGAGGAATACCACCCTGATGTGTATCCAATAAAGACTACGCAA GTTCCTTGGGCTTCTACCAGTGCTGTTGCATTTGGCATGGGGCTATTTAGTGGCAATGGAAGTCTAGGACTGGCGCGTCATCGAGCTTTTGCTGTTACAAGTGAAAGTCGTGCAAGTGACATAACCCTGAGGTTTTTTGATTGTTGTCAAACCTATAAG GACTTTAGGAAAAGCCATGAGCCTGCTGTTGTTAAACTGAAAGAACCCATAATTGCTGAAATTACCTCTGCATTGGCAAAGCGATATGAGTTCAATTTCACAAGACAGGATATATCTTCTCTCTGGTTTCTTTGTAAACAG GAAACAACCTTGTTGGATATAACTGATCAAGCTTGTAGTCTTTTCAGTCCCACTGAG GTGGCTTTGCTGGAGTGGACAGATGATTTAGAGGTGTTCATGTTAAAGGGCTATGGTAAATCCTTAAATTATCGAATGGGAGTGCCTCTGCTTAAAGATGTCATTCAATCCATGGACCAAGCACTCAAGGCTAAAGAAG ATAATCAAGCTCCTGGCAGTTACGAGAAGGCAAGATTGCGTTTTGCACATGCAGAAACAGTGGTTCCTTTTTCATGCTTGCTTGGGCTTTTCCTTGAAGGATCTG ATTTCCAACGAATACAAAAGGAGGAGCCTTTGGATTTCCCTCCTAAACCTCCCAAGAACAGAAGCTGGAGAGGCAGCATTGTGGCCCCTTTTGCTGGAAATAATATGCTGGTCTTATACAGTTGCCCAGCTAATTCTTCAAGCAAATACTTCGTGCGAGCTCTACACAACGAGCATCCCATCGCAATGCCT GGTTGTGGCGGTACTGATTTCTGTCCATTTGAAGTTTTCAAG GAGAGCATTTTAAGTCCGCACTTGAAGCATGATTACAATACCCTTTGCCAAGTGAATCTTGATCAACCAAAGCAGAAGCCTGAAACCAGTAAGTTATTGAAACTGTTCCGTTGGCTCTTTTCGTTCGGGAATGATGATATACCATCCGATGGAGTTGAATTGTAG